Proteins from a genomic interval of Nostoc sp. TCL240-02:
- the ubiE gene encoding bifunctional demethylmenaquinone methyltransferase/2-methoxy-6-polyprenyl-1,4-benzoquinol methylase UbiE, with amino-acid sequence MTNEVQSIFNRIAPVYDQLNDWLSLGQHRIWKEMAVKWSAAKSGDTALDLCCGSGDLALRLARRVGATGYVYGVDFSCNLLETAKERSQKQYPQPAIAWVEADVLNLPFDDNQFDAATMGYGLRNVKDIPRSLQELYRVLKPGAKAAILDFHRPSNPQLRAFQQLYLDSFVVPVANYLGLKEEYAYISPSLDRFPIDQEQIELARQVGFAVATHYPIANGMMGVLVVSKF; translated from the coding sequence ATGACTAACGAAGTTCAATCCATTTTTAACCGTATTGCTCCAGTTTATGACCAATTGAACGATTGGTTGAGTTTGGGACAGCATCGAATTTGGAAGGAAATGGCAGTTAAATGGAGTGCGGCTAAATCGGGTGATACTGCATTAGATTTGTGCTGCGGTAGTGGCGATCTAGCTTTACGTTTGGCAAGGCGCGTGGGAGCTACAGGATATGTATATGGAGTGGATTTTTCCTGCAATCTACTAGAAACTGCTAAAGAACGTTCCCAAAAGCAATACCCTCAACCTGCGATCGCCTGGGTAGAAGCAGATGTACTAAATTTACCCTTTGACGACAACCAATTTGATGCCGCAACAATGGGCTATGGTTTAAGGAATGTTAAAGATATTCCTCGCAGTCTCCAAGAGTTATACCGTGTTTTGAAACCGGGTGCTAAAGCTGCAATTTTGGACTTTCATCGACCGAGCAATCCTCAGTTACGTGCCTTTCAGCAGTTGTATCTGGATAGTTTCGTGGTGCCAGTTGCCAATTATTTAGGGTTAAAAGAAGAATATGCTTACATCAGTCCCAGCTTAGACCGCTTTCCCATAGACCAAGAGCAAATAGAGTTAGCGCGTCAAGTTGGTTTTGCTGTTGCCACACACTACCCCATTGCGAACGGTATGATGGGAGTGCTGGTAGTCAGCAAATTTTAG